A single region of the Vicia villosa cultivar HV-30 ecotype Madison, WI linkage group LG4, Vvil1.0, whole genome shotgun sequence genome encodes:
- the LOC131597466 gene encoding uncharacterized protein LOC131597466, translated as MEMQRKDSFSWMFKVLLQIRDQVKNSAQWNHMKQSQQFKMKKMYTSLMEQSEDMDWKGLIMGNQARPRAKIILWLACHGRLATKDRLVKFGMISDTKCEFCLESETLQHMFFECSATRSIWKEVMRWLHIENQEGGWMQVKNWSIKLCKSKNWRKEFYKIALAECIYAIWLKRNRRV; from the coding sequence ATGGAGATGCAAAGGAAAGACTCCTTCTCTTGGATGTTTAAAGTGCTGTTGCAAATAAGGGACCAAGTAAAAAACTCTGCTCAGTGGAATCATATGAAACAGAGCCAGCAGTTTAAGATGAAGAAAATGTATACTAGCTTGATGGAGCAATCTGAAGATATGGACTGGAAAGGGCTGATTATGGGGAATCAAGCTAGACCCCGTGCAAAAATTATCTTGTGGTTAGCCTGCCATGGTAGACTTGCTACAAAAGATAGGTTGGTGAAATTTGGCATGATTAGTGATACAAAGTGTGAATTCTGTCTGGAAAGTGAAACTTTGCAGCATATGTTTTTTGAGTGCAGTGCAACTAGGAGCATTTGGAAGGAGGTAATGAGATGGCTTCATATTGAGAATCAAGAGGGAGGATGGATGCAAGTGAAGAACTGGTCGATCAAACTGTGCAAGAGTAAGAACTGGAGAAAAGAATTCTACAAGATAGCTTTGGCTGAATGTATATATGCCATATGGTTGAAGAGAAATAGAAGAGTGTAA